The DNA window ACCATAATATTCCTTAATACCCTAAATAATCAGTTAGCACAACAGATTAATTTATCATGTAAAAAAAATCAGCTTAAAGATTGTCCTGATCAGTGAGGATAACCGGCCCTTCTTTTGTGATAGCAATCGTGTGTTCATATTGAGCAGATAGTTTACCATCGGCTGTTCTTGCAGTCCATCCGTTATCATCTATAGTGACATCGTATACTCCGACATTTATCATGGGCTCAATCGTAATCGTCATGCCCTCTTTTAGCCTTAGACCCCTTTTGGGAATACCATAGTGGGGGACAACAATATCGTCATGCATTATCCTTCCAATACCATGCCCTGTAAAATCCCTTACGACAGAATATCCTTTTGATTCCGCATAAGTCTGGATTGCATATCCTATATCACCTATTCGGTTCCCGACAACAGCTTTATCTATCCCTATATAAAGGCAATCCTTAGTAACCTTTAATAGTTTTTTCGCGCTATCCGATATATTGCCGACGGCATACGACCAAGCTGAATCCGCAAGCCATCCGTTTAAGTTTACAACCATATCTATCGTTACTATGTCCCCATCTTTGAGAGGTACATTATTAGGAAAACCGTGGCAAACCTCATCGTTGACGGATGCACATGTAGCATAAGGATAACCCATGTAGCCCTTTTGTTCAGGAATAGCTCCCCTGTCCCTTATATATTTTTCAACAAACTTATCTATTTCCAAAGTGGTTCTTCCCTCTCTGACTATTTTTCTAAGTTCCCTGTGACACGAAGCGAGAATCTTTCCTGCCTCTGCCATATGGGCTATCTCATCCTTACTTTTAATATCAATCAAAATATACACCTCTATTTATAAAATATTCACTCTATTATAATAACATATTTTTTACTTGCAGTAACAATTATTACAAAGATTAATTTTCAGTTTGTAATGGACACATGCAGATTATTTGAAGAATTGCATAAAAACTATAAATCTATCAGACCTTGAATCATATAATAGTTATGTAGAAAAAAGCTGAAGGTGTTTTATAATGTTTGATTTTCTAGCATACAGGCCGATGAATTCATATATGCCAAAACCCCCTGGGGATGACCCTGTATCATTTATAAGAATTATCAATGCTTATAACAGCTCAAAAAAAATCGACGTATACGGGAACGGCCGTATTTTTACAAGATCACTGGGGCAGAAAAAATTTACACCATATATGATCATACAATCAAGGCAATATAGGATAAATATTTACCGTTCAGGCAAAATGTCAAATCCTGCAGCCGATACTATATATGCTTTTGAACCTGATATGATTTATACGATAGCTGTTATAGGTGACAATAAGGGAGAAATTATTATTATACGAGACACCAAGCCATCTATAGAAAAAGGCAAATCAGGCATAAGGGCAGCGAACTTATGCCAGGACGCCCCGATGGTCGATATGATAACGCATGACGGGAAATATATATTTAACGGCATACTTTACAAGGACACCACCGATTATATAAGTATTGCCCCGTCTAAGTATTCATTTAAAATAAAGCCATCTGGATCAGATGTTAGTATCTATACGATACCCATAAGGGATATACGCCAGGATTGGAACTATACATTTTATATCGTAAAGCCCCTGTCTGTTTTAATGCTTATCGACGGAAATACTTATATAAAAAAGGCGAAGCAAGAGGCCAAAAGCTAACTTTTGACCTCTTGCTCCTGATAAATCGAATGCTAAAAACTTCAAGGAAAGAAGCCTACTGTTCATAAAGCTTCACTAAAGCTCCCCTTTAAGTCCTATCTCGGCGGCAGCCGACTGCATTCCCTTTATCGTCTCTTCTATAACCTTTTCCGTGTCCATCCCGAGTTTTTCCGCACCTTCTTTGATTACATTCCTGTTTACACCGGCTGCGAAACTCTTTTGCTTCCATTTTTTCTTTACAGATTTTACTGTTAAATCCAACACGCTTTTGCTCGGCCTCATGATGGCCGTTGCAGTTA is part of the Clostridiales bacterium genome and encodes:
- a CDS encoding DUF4397 domain-containing protein; translation: MFDFLAYRPMNSYMPKPPGDDPVSFIRIINAYNSSKKIDVYGNGRIFTRSLGQKKFTPYMIIQSRQYRINIYRSGKMSNPAADTIYAFEPDMIYTIAVIGDNKGEIIIIRDTKPSIEKGKSGIRAANLCQDAPMVDMITHDGKYIFNGILYKDTTDYISIAPSKYSFKIKPSGSDVSIYTIPIRDIRQDWNYTFYIVKPLSVLMLIDGNTYIKKAKQEAKS
- the map gene encoding type I methionyl aminopeptidase: MIDIKSKDEIAHMAEAGKILASCHRELRKIVREGRTTLEIDKFVEKYIRDRGAIPEQKGYMGYPYATCASVNDEVCHGFPNNVPLKDGDIVTIDMVVNLNGWLADSAWSYAVGNISDSAKKLLKVTKDCLYIGIDKAVVGNRIGDIGYAIQTYAESKGYSVVRDFTGHGIGRIMHDDIVVPHYGIPKRGLRLKEGMTITIEPMINVGVYDVTIDDNGWTARTADGKLSAQYEHTIAITKEGPVILTDQDNL